A genomic region of Zea mays cultivar B73 chromosome 6, Zm-B73-REFERENCE-NAM-5.0, whole genome shotgun sequence contains the following coding sequences:
- the LOC100277842 gene encoding succinate dehydrogenase subunit 8A, mitochondrial, protein MIYRNWSLLSSTVVIWGGVATAGLAGIFLLGGKEKFSQYLCREGERLRQQDRATIGMQN, encoded by the exons ATGATCTACCGCAATTGGTCGCTGCTCTCGTCGACGGTCGTCATCTGGGGCGGCGtcgccaccgccggcctggccGGTATCTTCCTCTTGGGCGGCAAG GAGAAATTCAGTCAGTATCTGTGCCGCGAAGGCGAGAGGCTTAGGCAGCAGGACAGAGCCACGATCGGCATGCAAAACTAG